The following nucleotide sequence is from Chloroflexota bacterium.
GAAAATCACGTCGGAGGCCCAAGGCCTCGTCCGTGATGCGGATGGACTCCCGCCCGTCCCGCACCGTGCCCATCAGGGCACGGATGGCGTCGATATTCTCGGGGATAACGATGGCCTCGTTGTAGACCTGATACGTGTAGTACGCCTCGTTCCCGTTTACCGTCAGCACATCCTCCCACAGGGCGACCTCCCACATGTCCCCCCGGGGGCGGCCCAGGTCCTTCATCAGCTCGATGGTGCTGTTGAGCGCCACGATGCCGTCGCTCATGCGGATGAAGGCGATGCGCGGCGCGGCGCGAAACGCCTCCAGCACCTCCTCACGGCTGGCCGAACGGGTCAGCTCCACCACCCAATAGTGGTTGTGGGTCTGGGTGTGAGCCGCCTTGGCCGCGATGGTGACCACGTCCAGGTCTGGCGCCACCGTCTGAGCATCCGGCCCCTGATGACTGGGGATGTGAGGCTCGGGCACCACGGTGTTCATGATGCCGCTATGATCCGACTCCCAGGGATCGGTGGCGCGGCGCACCAGCACCCCCCGGGCCTTCTTCAGCAGACCAGCGTCACGCAGCGCGATCAGCGTGCGCACGGTGCTGGTCGTGTTGCATGAGACGACGCGCGTCGCGTCCCGGCCCAGGGCCGTCTCGTAATTCGCCTGGGCCACGAAGGAATGACCGGTAAGCTCGTGCTTCTCGCCGCCCTGGTAGATGGCCTTCACGCCGGCGGCCCGATAGCGCTCCAGGTTCCTGGCGCCGATCCCCTTGGGCGTGCAATCCACCACCACATCCGCCTGGGCCAGCAGATCATCCAGCGTGCCCACCACCGGGATGCCGGCCGCCTTCATCTCGTCCACCTTTTCCGGCAGTGAGGCGTAGACGGGCAGGCCGAGGACGACGGCGGCCTTCACCCGATAGTCGCTGACGACATCGCCCACGCCAACGAGCTCCATGTCGGGTTGCGCTCGAACGGCATCGGCCACCCGCTTGCCGATGACCCCGTAGCCGTTGACGGCCACGCGTATTTTCTTGTTCGTCATTGCTTTTGCTCCTTGTCAGATCTCAAAGCGTGTCTGAAAATTTACCAGCAGGGTGTCTAAGGGGTCTCCCTCAACCACCAGCTCCACAGGGAGTGGCGTGGAGCGGATCTCCCCTCCACGGGAACCTCGCTTTTCCTGCCTGCACCTGCCTTTCTCGGCCCTTCCCGAAGGGCCCAGGCCGAGGCCAGGCAGGTCGAGGGCAAAAGAAGGGCTTTTTCCGGAGGGGCTCCGCCCCTCCGGGCCTCCCCACGGCAGAAGCAATGGCCTTTCTCAGACACACTCTAAGCGTGTCTGAAAACTTACCAGCAAGGTGTCCAAGGGATCTCCCTCAACCACCAGCTCCACAGGGGGTGGTGTGGAGGGGTCCTCCCCTCCACGGAAACCTCGCTTTTCCTGTCTGCACCTACCTTTCTCGGCCCTTCCCGAAGGACCCAGGCCGGGGCCAGGCAGGTCGAAGGCAGAAGAAGGGCTTTCCTCTCGGCCTTCTACCTGCCCTGTGGGGCCCAAAGCCGCCGGCTCAGGCCCCAACCGGGCAGGTAAAAGGCAAGAAAAGGAGGCCTTCCCTCTACTTCCTCTTTTCAGGTGCAAGGGCGCCCGGCG
It contains:
- a CDS encoding type II glyceraldehyde-3-phosphate dehydrogenase; protein product: MTNKKIRVAVNGYGVIGKRVADAVRAQPDMELVGVGDVVSDYRVKAAVVLGLPVYASLPEKVDEMKAAGIPVVGTLDDLLAQADVVVDCTPKGIGARNLERYRAAGVKAIYQGGEKHELTGHSFVAQANYETALGRDATRVVSCNTTSTVRTLIALRDAGLLKKARGVLVRRATDPWESDHSGIMNTVVPEPHIPSHQGPDAQTVAPDLDVVTIAAKAAHTQTHNHYWVVELTRSASREEVLEAFRAAPRIAFIRMSDGIVALNSTIELMKDLGRPRGDMWEVALWEDVLTVNGNEAYYTYQVYNEAIVIPENIDAIRALMGTVRDGRESIRITDEALGLRRDFLAR